The following proteins are encoded in a genomic region of Drosophila miranda strain MSH22 chromosome 4, D.miranda_PacBio2.1, whole genome shotgun sequence:
- the LOC108162039 gene encoding serine protease inhibitor 42Dd isoform X2 produces MNTHTECSGSPPAADLSRPIMSEAPSPPVSSVPPESNLAAEIYHSIASTATDQNVLMSPLLLEASLALLYLGSDGATAEEFQKLLRLKQRFPSNAKMANYYAAELANVTRDADTHVELQNRLLIQPSPESSPEGIAEDFQKIAQTYFHVTAECINMEQTEKLRRHVSEQILAAVGGGNWQSTLVDSGHAAKLLLLLAANLQSKWFLPFSAYRTGLYEFHSNKGETSKSVAMLFDDDMFVKYAELRELNARAIELPYEHAEELSMLLILPNQREGLTKLESQLRGIDLGALQQCMQMEGVQVLLPKFSIDFECSLRQPLKQLGFEEIFSASANFKHVHPSGNLPVADVLQKLRINLNESGSGSEPPRVAAEYKPIVISNSSRQKFFRADHPFFFAIRSENVTYLMGHVVEF; encoded by the exons ATGAACACCCACACCGAATGCAGCGGCAGTCCACC AGCAGCAGATCTGAGCCGCCCCATTATGAGTGAAGCACCCAGTCCCCCTGTGAGCAGCGTTCCACCGGAGTCCAATCTAGCTGCGGAGATCTATCACAGCATTGCATCGACGGCCACCGATCAGAATGTGCTCATGTCGCCTCTGCTCCTGGAAGCCAGTCTGGCACTCCTCTACCTTGGCTCAGATGGAGCCACCGCAGAAGAATTCCAGAAGCTGTTGCGGCTTAAGCAACGCTTCCCAAGCAATGCCAAGATGGCCAACTATTACGCTGCAGAGCTTGCAAATGTAACCAGGGATGCTGATACCCACGTTGAATTGCAGAACCGCCTGCTGATACAGCCAAGCCCTGAGTCCAGCCCTGAAGGGATAGCTGAAGATTTTCAGAAAATTGCTCAAACATACTTTCATGTGACTGCCGAGTGCATCAATATGGAACAGACGGAGAAGCTGCGTCGTCACGTAAGCGAACAGATATTGGCTGCTGTTGGAGGCGGCAACTGGCAATCGACTCTTGTAGATAGTGGCCACGCGGCCAAGCTGCTGCTCTTGCTGGCGGCTAACCTCCAAAGCAAGTGGTTTCTTCCCTTTAGTGCATACCGTACGGGTCTCTACGAGTTTCACAGCAACAAAGGCGAAACATCAAAGTCGGTGGCCATGCTGTTCGACGACGATATGTTTGTAAAGTACGCGGAACTGAGGGAACTGAACGCTCGCGCCATTGAGCTTCCCTACGAGCACGCCGAAGAACTGTCCATGCTGCTAATCCTGCCCAATCAACGCGAGGGACTCACGAAACTGGAAAGCCAGCTGCGCGGAATTGATCTGGGCGCATTGCAGCAGTGCATGCAAATGGAGGGAGTGCAGGTGCTGCTGCCAAAATTTAGTATCGATTTCGAGTGCAGCTTGCGGCAGCCCTTGAAACAG CTCGGTTTTGAAGAGATCTTTTCGGCATCGGCGAACTTTAAGCATGTGCATCCCTCCGGAAATCTGCCCGTAGCCGACGTTCTCCAAAAGTTGCGGATTAACCTAAATGAGTCTGGTTCTGGATCAGAACCACCCAGAGTCGCGGCAG AGTATAAACCCATTGTGATCAGCAATTCCTCCCGTCAAAAGTTCTTTCGGGCCGACCATCCATTTTTCTTTGCCATACGCAGTGAGAATGTCACCTACTTGATGGGACACGTGGTAGAGTTTTAG
- the LOC108162039 gene encoding serine protease inhibitor 42Dd isoform X1, which yields MVQFNRSYGINHHRYIAADLSRPIMSEAPSPPVSSVPPESNLAAEIYHSIASTATDQNVLMSPLLLEASLALLYLGSDGATAEEFQKLLRLKQRFPSNAKMANYYAAELANVTRDADTHVELQNRLLIQPSPESSPEGIAEDFQKIAQTYFHVTAECINMEQTEKLRRHVSEQILAAVGGGNWQSTLVDSGHAAKLLLLLAANLQSKWFLPFSAYRTGLYEFHSNKGETSKSVAMLFDDDMFVKYAELRELNARAIELPYEHAEELSMLLILPNQREGLTKLESQLRGIDLGALQQCMQMEGVQVLLPKFSIDFECSLRQPLKQLGFEEIFSASANFKHVHPSGNLPVADVLQKLRINLNESGSGSEPPRVAAEYKPIVISNSSRQKFFRADHPFFFAIRSENVTYLMGHVVEF from the exons ATGGTTCAATTTAATAGATCATATGGCATAAACCAtcatagatatat AGCAGCAGATCTGAGCCGCCCCATTATGAGTGAAGCACCCAGTCCCCCTGTGAGCAGCGTTCCACCGGAGTCCAATCTAGCTGCGGAGATCTATCACAGCATTGCATCGACGGCCACCGATCAGAATGTGCTCATGTCGCCTCTGCTCCTGGAAGCCAGTCTGGCACTCCTCTACCTTGGCTCAGATGGAGCCACCGCAGAAGAATTCCAGAAGCTGTTGCGGCTTAAGCAACGCTTCCCAAGCAATGCCAAGATGGCCAACTATTACGCTGCAGAGCTTGCAAATGTAACCAGGGATGCTGATACCCACGTTGAATTGCAGAACCGCCTGCTGATACAGCCAAGCCCTGAGTCCAGCCCTGAAGGGATAGCTGAAGATTTTCAGAAAATTGCTCAAACATACTTTCATGTGACTGCCGAGTGCATCAATATGGAACAGACGGAGAAGCTGCGTCGTCACGTAAGCGAACAGATATTGGCTGCTGTTGGAGGCGGCAACTGGCAATCGACTCTTGTAGATAGTGGCCACGCGGCCAAGCTGCTGCTCTTGCTGGCGGCTAACCTCCAAAGCAAGTGGTTTCTTCCCTTTAGTGCATACCGTACGGGTCTCTACGAGTTTCACAGCAACAAAGGCGAAACATCAAAGTCGGTGGCCATGCTGTTCGACGACGATATGTTTGTAAAGTACGCGGAACTGAGGGAACTGAACGCTCGCGCCATTGAGCTTCCCTACGAGCACGCCGAAGAACTGTCCATGCTGCTAATCCTGCCCAATCAACGCGAGGGACTCACGAAACTGGAAAGCCAGCTGCGCGGAATTGATCTGGGCGCATTGCAGCAGTGCATGCAAATGGAGGGAGTGCAGGTGCTGCTGCCAAAATTTAGTATCGATTTCGAGTGCAGCTTGCGGCAGCCCTTGAAACAG CTCGGTTTTGAAGAGATCTTTTCGGCATCGGCGAACTTTAAGCATGTGCATCCCTCCGGAAATCTGCCCGTAGCCGACGTTCTCCAAAAGTTGCGGATTAACCTAAATGAGTCTGGTTCTGGATCAGAACCACCCAGAGTCGCGGCAG AGTATAAACCCATTGTGATCAGCAATTCCTCCCGTCAAAAGTTCTTTCGGGCCGACCATCCATTTTTCTTTGCCATACGCAGTGAGAATGTCACCTACTTGATGGGACACGTGGTAGAGTTTTAG
- the LOC108162039 gene encoding serine protease inhibitor 42Dd isoform X4, with amino-acid sequence MSEAPSPPVSSVPPESNLAAEIYHSIASTATDQNVLMSPLLLEASLALLYLGSDGATAEEFQKLLRLKQRFPSNAKMANYYAAELANVTRDADTHVELQNRLLIQPSPESSPEGIAEDFQKIAQTYFHVTAECINMEQTEKLRRHVSEQILAAVGGGNWQSTLVDSGHAAKLLLLLAANLQSKWFLPFSAYRTGLYEFHSNKGETSKSVAMLFDDDMFVKYAELRELNARAIELPYEHAEELSMLLILPNQREGLTKLESQLRGIDLGALQQCMQMEGVQVLLPKFSIDFECSLRQPLKQLGFEEIFSASANFKHVHPSGNLPVADVLQKLRINLNESGSGSEPPRVAAEYKPIVISNSSRQKFFRADHPFFFAIRSENVTYLMGHVVEF; translated from the exons ATGAGTGAAGCACCCAGTCCCCCTGTGAGCAGCGTTCCACCGGAGTCCAATCTAGCTGCGGAGATCTATCACAGCATTGCATCGACGGCCACCGATCAGAATGTGCTCATGTCGCCTCTGCTCCTGGAAGCCAGTCTGGCACTCCTCTACCTTGGCTCAGATGGAGCCACCGCAGAAGAATTCCAGAAGCTGTTGCGGCTTAAGCAACGCTTCCCAAGCAATGCCAAGATGGCCAACTATTACGCTGCAGAGCTTGCAAATGTAACCAGGGATGCTGATACCCACGTTGAATTGCAGAACCGCCTGCTGATACAGCCAAGCCCTGAGTCCAGCCCTGAAGGGATAGCTGAAGATTTTCAGAAAATTGCTCAAACATACTTTCATGTGACTGCCGAGTGCATCAATATGGAACAGACGGAGAAGCTGCGTCGTCACGTAAGCGAACAGATATTGGCTGCTGTTGGAGGCGGCAACTGGCAATCGACTCTTGTAGATAGTGGCCACGCGGCCAAGCTGCTGCTCTTGCTGGCGGCTAACCTCCAAAGCAAGTGGTTTCTTCCCTTTAGTGCATACCGTACGGGTCTCTACGAGTTTCACAGCAACAAAGGCGAAACATCAAAGTCGGTGGCCATGCTGTTCGACGACGATATGTTTGTAAAGTACGCGGAACTGAGGGAACTGAACGCTCGCGCCATTGAGCTTCCCTACGAGCACGCCGAAGAACTGTCCATGCTGCTAATCCTGCCCAATCAACGCGAGGGACTCACGAAACTGGAAAGCCAGCTGCGCGGAATTGATCTGGGCGCATTGCAGCAGTGCATGCAAATGGAGGGAGTGCAGGTGCTGCTGCCAAAATTTAGTATCGATTTCGAGTGCAGCTTGCGGCAGCCCTTGAAACAG CTCGGTTTTGAAGAGATCTTTTCGGCATCGGCGAACTTTAAGCATGTGCATCCCTCCGGAAATCTGCCCGTAGCCGACGTTCTCCAAAAGTTGCGGATTAACCTAAATGAGTCTGGTTCTGGATCAGAACCACCCAGAGTCGCGGCAG AGTATAAACCCATTGTGATCAGCAATTCCTCCCGTCAAAAGTTCTTTCGGGCCGACCATCCATTTTTCTTTGCCATACGCAGTGAGAATGTCACCTACTTGATGGGACACGTGGTAGAGTTTTAG
- the LOC108162039 gene encoding serine protease inhibitor 42Dd isoform X3, producing the protein MQRQSTNSIARAADLSRPIMSEAPSPPVSSVPPESNLAAEIYHSIASTATDQNVLMSPLLLEASLALLYLGSDGATAEEFQKLLRLKQRFPSNAKMANYYAAELANVTRDADTHVELQNRLLIQPSPESSPEGIAEDFQKIAQTYFHVTAECINMEQTEKLRRHVSEQILAAVGGGNWQSTLVDSGHAAKLLLLLAANLQSKWFLPFSAYRTGLYEFHSNKGETSKSVAMLFDDDMFVKYAELRELNARAIELPYEHAEELSMLLILPNQREGLTKLESQLRGIDLGALQQCMQMEGVQVLLPKFSIDFECSLRQPLKQLGFEEIFSASANFKHVHPSGNLPVADVLQKLRINLNESGSGSEPPRVAAEYKPIVISNSSRQKFFRADHPFFFAIRSENVTYLMGHVVEF; encoded by the exons ATGCAGCGGCAGTCCACC AATTCCATCGCAAGAGCAGCAGATCTGAGCCGCCCCATTATGAGTGAAGCACCCAGTCCCCCTGTGAGCAGCGTTCCACCGGAGTCCAATCTAGCTGCGGAGATCTATCACAGCATTGCATCGACGGCCACCGATCAGAATGTGCTCATGTCGCCTCTGCTCCTGGAAGCCAGTCTGGCACTCCTCTACCTTGGCTCAGATGGAGCCACCGCAGAAGAATTCCAGAAGCTGTTGCGGCTTAAGCAACGCTTCCCAAGCAATGCCAAGATGGCCAACTATTACGCTGCAGAGCTTGCAAATGTAACCAGGGATGCTGATACCCACGTTGAATTGCAGAACCGCCTGCTGATACAGCCAAGCCCTGAGTCCAGCCCTGAAGGGATAGCTGAAGATTTTCAGAAAATTGCTCAAACATACTTTCATGTGACTGCCGAGTGCATCAATATGGAACAGACGGAGAAGCTGCGTCGTCACGTAAGCGAACAGATATTGGCTGCTGTTGGAGGCGGCAACTGGCAATCGACTCTTGTAGATAGTGGCCACGCGGCCAAGCTGCTGCTCTTGCTGGCGGCTAACCTCCAAAGCAAGTGGTTTCTTCCCTTTAGTGCATACCGTACGGGTCTCTACGAGTTTCACAGCAACAAAGGCGAAACATCAAAGTCGGTGGCCATGCTGTTCGACGACGATATGTTTGTAAAGTACGCGGAACTGAGGGAACTGAACGCTCGCGCCATTGAGCTTCCCTACGAGCACGCCGAAGAACTGTCCATGCTGCTAATCCTGCCCAATCAACGCGAGGGACTCACGAAACTGGAAAGCCAGCTGCGCGGAATTGATCTGGGCGCATTGCAGCAGTGCATGCAAATGGAGGGAGTGCAGGTGCTGCTGCCAAAATTTAGTATCGATTTCGAGTGCAGCTTGCGGCAGCCCTTGAAACAG CTCGGTTTTGAAGAGATCTTTTCGGCATCGGCGAACTTTAAGCATGTGCATCCCTCCGGAAATCTGCCCGTAGCCGACGTTCTCCAAAAGTTGCGGATTAACCTAAATGAGTCTGGTTCTGGATCAGAACCACCCAGAGTCGCGGCAG AGTATAAACCCATTGTGATCAGCAATTCCTCCCGTCAAAAGTTCTTTCGGGCCGACCATCCATTTTTCTTTGCCATACGCAGTGAGAATGTCACCTACTTGATGGGACACGTGGTAGAGTTTTAG
- the LOC108162037 gene encoding importin subunit alpha — protein MNKTDANTRQGSYKSNTINTQDSRMRRHEVTIELRKSKKEDQMFKRRNINDEDLTSPLKELNGQSPVQLSVDEIVAAMNSEDQERQFMGMQSARKMLSRERNPPIDLMIGHGIVPICIRFLQNTSNTMLQFEAAWALTNIASGTSDQTRCVIEHNAVPHFVALLQSNSINLAEQAVWALGNIAGDGAAARDIVIQHNVIDGILPLINNETPLSFLRNIVWLMSNLCRNKNPSPPFEQVTRLLPVLSQLLLSEDIQVLADACWALSYVTDDDNHKIQAVVDSDAVPRLVELLQMDEPSIIVPALRSVGNIVTGTDVQTDVVIAAGGLPRLGLLLQHNKSNIVKEAAWTVSNITAGNQKQIQAVIEAGIFQQLRNVLEKGDFKAQKEAAWAVTNTTTSGTPEQIVDLIEKFKILKPFIDLLDAKDPRTIKVVQTGLSNLFALAEKLGGTENLCLMVEEMGGLDKLETLQQHENEEVYKKAYAIIDTYFSNGDDEAEQELAPQEVNGALEFNATQPKAPEGGYTF, from the exons ATGAATAAAACGGATGCAAACACTCGTCAGGGCTCGTATAAGTCCAACACAATCAACACGCAG GACTCGCGCATGCGTCGCCATGAGGTTACCATTGAGTTGCGCAAGTCCAAAAAGGAGGATCAGATGTTCAAGCGTCGCAACATCAACGACGAAGACCTCACCTCGCCCCTGAAAGAATTAAATGGTCAGTCGCCGGTGCAGCTGTCGGTGGATGAGATTGTGGCGGCCATGAACAGCGAGGATCAGGAGCGCCAGTTCATGGGTATGCAGTCGGCACGGAAGATGCTGAGTCGCGAGCGCAATCCACCCATTGATCTAATGATTGGCCATGGCATCGTTCCCATATGCATACGATTTCTTCAAAACACCAGCAA TACCATGTTGCAGTTTGAGGCAGCCTGGGCTTTGACAAACATTGCCTCGGGAACATCTGACCAGACACGCTGTGTCATCGAGCACAATGCAGTGCCGCATTTTGTTGCCCTGCTGCAGTCGAACTCTATCAATCTTGCCGAGCAGGCCGTATGGGCTTTGGGTAACATAGCCGGCGATGGAGCCGCTGCTCGCGACATTGTAATCCAACATAATGTCATCGATGGTATTTTGCCCCTGATTAACAACGAAACGCCGCTTTCATTTTTGCGGAACATTGTCTGGCTGATGTCTAATCTGTGCCGCAACAAGAATCCTTCGCCGCCCTTTGAACAAGTGACACGCTTGCTGCCAGTTCTGTCGCAGCTTTTGCTTAGTGAAGATATTCAGGTTTTGGCCGACGCCTGCTGGGCTTTGTCATATGTCACCGATGATGACAACCACAAGATTCAGGCGGTAGTGGACTCGGATGCAGTTCCTAGACTAGTAGAACTTTTGCAAATGGATGAGCCCAGCATAATTGTGCCAGCACTGCGCAGTGTGGGAAACATTGTCACCGGCACAGATGTACAG ACCGATGTTGTTATTGCTGCGGGTGGCTTGCCCCGACTgggtctgctgctgcagcacaACAAGAGCAACATTGTCAAGGAGGCTGCTTGGACTGTAAGTAACATAACAGCAGGTAATCAGAAGCAAATCCAAGCAGTTATTGAAGCTGGCATCTTCCAACAACTACGCAACGTGCTCGAGAAGGGCGATTTTAAGGCACAAAAAGAGGCCGCATGGGCAGTGACCAACACGACAACATCGGGCACCCCAGAGCAGATTGTGGATCTGATTGAGAAGTTCAAAATATTGAAGCCATTCATCGACTTGCTCGATGCTAAAGATCCACGCACCATCAAAGTTGTGCAGACTGGCTTGTCCAACCTCTTTGCGCTGGCCGAGAAACTGGGCGGTACTGAGAACCTCTGTCTCATGGTCGAAGAGATGGGCGGATTGGATAAACTAGAAACATTGCAGCAACACGAGAACGAAGAGGTGTACAAGAAGGCGTACGCAATTATCGATACCTACTTCAGCAATGGCGACGACGAGGCCGAGCAAGAGCTCGCCCCCCAGGAAGTGAATGGAGCCCTCGAATTTAATGCAACTCAGCCTAAGGCTCCAGAGGGTGGTTACACATTCTAG